The following coding sequences are from one bacterium window:
- a CDS encoding ABC transporter ATP-binding protein: MSIKVQNLKKRFNGFQAVDDVSFQVADGAFVTLLGPSGSGKSTILRCIAGLEEAGSGSIEINGQDVTHVPVQERQIGFVFQHYALFRHMSILDNVAFGPRVRGAGKKERHEKARELLHLVGLSGMENRRPSQLSGGQRQRVALARALAPEPQLLLLDEPFGALDARLRKELRAWLRELHDRIRLTSLLVTHDQDEAFELSDRVLVVNQGKIEQEAHPQAIFDRPATAFVASFVGETNHVEGVVEEGTVAWGPFRFKAIHLREGTRASVLFRPSDVYVASRREDGGWPGVIQSVQFLGANVALAIRLEHGSVLNAIVPKGVADQSGFEEGKRVYTHVTRAHVFDRTS; encoded by the coding sequence ATGAGCATCAAGGTTCAAAATCTGAAAAAGCGGTTCAACGGTTTCCAGGCCGTGGACGACGTGAGCTTCCAGGTGGCGGACGGCGCGTTCGTCACTCTGCTGGGTCCGTCGGGTTCCGGAAAGTCGACGATCCTCCGTTGCATCGCGGGTCTCGAAGAAGCCGGCTCGGGATCGATCGAGATCAACGGCCAAGACGTTACGCATGTGCCCGTCCAGGAACGGCAGATCGGGTTCGTCTTTCAGCATTACGCCTTGTTCCGGCACATGTCGATTCTGGACAACGTGGCCTTCGGCCCCCGGGTCCGCGGGGCCGGCAAAAAGGAGAGGCACGAGAAGGCGCGGGAATTGCTTCATTTGGTGGGCCTCTCAGGAATGGAGAATCGGCGTCCGTCGCAGCTCTCCGGCGGCCAGCGACAGCGTGTGGCATTGGCCCGCGCGCTGGCGCCTGAACCGCAGCTTTTGCTTCTCGACGAACCCTTCGGCGCCCTCGATGCGCGCTTGCGCAAGGAACTCCGCGCATGGCTCCGCGAATTGCATGACCGTATCCGGCTGACCTCTCTCCTGGTGACGCATGATCAAGACGAAGCCTTCGAACTTTCCGACCGGGTGTTGGTGGTGAATCAGGGAAAGATCGAGCAGGAGGCCCATCCTCAGGCGATCTTCGACCGGCCGGCGACGGCGTTCGTGGCGTCCTTCGTGGGTGAGACCAATCACGTGGAAGGGGTCGTGGAGGAGGGCACCGTGGCGTGGGGACCCTTCCGATTCAAGGCGATTCATTTAAGAGAGGGCACGCGCGCGAGCGTCCTCTTCCGGCCGAGCGACGTCTACGTGGCCTCGCGCCGGGAGGACGGGGGCTGGCCGGGCGTGATTCAATCGGTGCAGTTCCTGGGCGCGAACGTGGCCCTGGCGATCCGGCTGGAGCACGGCTCGGTTCTGAACGCGATCGTTCCCAAGGGCGTCGCCGACCAGAGCGGGTTTGAGGAGGGAAAGAGGGTTTATACGCACGTCACGCGGGCGCACGTTTTTGATCGGACTTCCTAA
- the cysW gene encoding sulfate ABC transporter permease subunit CysW: MITQANPKVTEPWPVRMLLIAAALAFLGIVLVVPLATIVSSGLAKGWAAYWAAVSEPDARAAVKLTAIAAAISVPFNLVFGIAASWAIAKFDFAGKKLLTTLIDLPFTVSPVISGLIFVLLFGAQGALGPLLARYDIKILFAVPGIVLATTFVTFPYVARSLIPLMQVQGNDQEEAALTLGAGGWRTFWHVTLPNIKWGLLYGVILLNARAMGEFGAVSVVSGHIRGLTNTIPLHVEILYNEYQFVGAFAMASILTVLAVVTLVVKTYVQWRTRKSGEG, from the coding sequence ATGATCACCCAGGCCAATCCTAAAGTCACGGAACCCTGGCCGGTCCGCATGCTCCTGATCGCGGCCGCGTTGGCGTTTCTCGGCATCGTTCTGGTCGTTCCCCTGGCGACGATCGTATCGAGCGGCCTCGCCAAGGGTTGGGCGGCCTATTGGGCAGCCGTCAGCGAGCCCGATGCCCGGGCGGCTGTCAAGCTCACGGCGATCGCGGCGGCGATTTCCGTTCCCTTCAACCTGGTGTTCGGCATCGCGGCCTCGTGGGCCATCGCCAAGTTCGACTTCGCCGGCAAGAAGCTCCTGACGACGCTGATCGATCTTCCCTTCACCGTCTCGCCCGTCATTTCGGGTCTCATTTTTGTCCTGCTCTTCGGGGCGCAAGGGGCGCTGGGCCCGTTGCTGGCCAGGTACGATATCAAGATCCTGTTTGCCGTGCCCGGGATCGTCCTCGCGACGACGTTCGTGACGTTTCCCTATGTGGCAAGATCCCTGATCCCGCTCATGCAGGTGCAGGGAAACGACCAGGAAGAAGCGGCGCTGACCTTGGGAGCCGGCGGGTGGCGGACCTTCTGGCACGTGACGCTGCCGAACATCAAATGGGGACTGCTGTACGGCGTGATCCTGCTCAACGCGCGCGCGATGGGCGAGTTCGGGGCCGTTTCCGTGGTGTCGGGACACATCCGGGGGCTGACGAACACGATCCCGCTGCATGTGGAGATTCTCTACAACGAGTATCAATTCGTGGGCGCGTTCGCGATGGCGTCGATCCTGACGGTCCTGGCGGTCGTGACCCTCGTGGTGAAGACCTATGTCCAATGGCGGACCCGAAAATCCGGGGAGGGATGA
- the cysT gene encoding sulfate ABC transporter permease subunit CysT, with amino-acid sequence MRTKSVIPGFGLTLGYTIFYLSLLVLIPLTMLFLKASGLSWQAFWEAAASPRVTASYRLTFGASLIAALVNGLLGLLVSWVLVRYKFPGKGLIDMLVDLPFALPTAVAGIALTTIYSPNGFLGKYLDPLGIKAAFTPLGVTIALIFIGLPFVVRTVQPVLQALDPDVEEAAVCLGATRWQTFSKVILPALLPALLTGMTSAFARAVGEYGSVVFIAGNMPMKTEITPLLIITKLEQYDYAGAAAIAVMMLLASFVLLSLISLFQRMERS; translated from the coding sequence ATGCGCACTAAAAGCGTGATTCCGGGTTTCGGTCTGACCCTGGGCTACACGATCTTCTATCTAAGCCTGCTCGTCTTGATTCCCTTGACGATGCTTTTCCTCAAGGCGTCGGGCTTGAGCTGGCAGGCGTTTTGGGAGGCTGCCGCGTCCCCGCGCGTGACGGCCTCCTACCGCCTCACCTTCGGAGCGTCGTTGATCGCGGCCTTGGTGAACGGCCTTTTGGGGCTCTTGGTGTCCTGGGTCCTGGTGCGATACAAGTTTCCAGGCAAGGGCCTGATCGACATGCTGGTGGATTTGCCGTTTGCCCTTCCCACGGCCGTGGCCGGCATCGCCCTGACAACGATCTATTCCCCGAACGGGTTCCTGGGAAAATATCTCGATCCGCTCGGCATCAAGGCCGCGTTTACGCCGTTGGGCGTGACGATCGCCCTGATCTTTATCGGACTGCCCTTCGTCGTGCGGACCGTTCAGCCGGTCCTGCAGGCGTTGGACCCCGATGTCGAGGAAGCGGCCGTTTGCCTGGGGGCGACGCGCTGGCAGACCTTCTCGAAGGTGATTCTCCCGGCCCTCCTTCCGGCCCTCCTGACGGGCATGACCTCGGCCTTCGCCCGCGCGGTGGGAGAATATGGGTCGGTCGTCTTCATCGCGGGCAACATGCCGATGAAGACCGAGATCACGCCCCTGCTCATCATTACCAAGCTCGAACAGTACGACTACGCGGGGGCCGCGGCGATCGCCGTGATGATGCTCCTGGCTTCGTTTGTCCTGCTGTCCCTCATCAGCCTCTTTCAACGCATGGAGCGTTCATGA
- a CDS encoding sulfate ABC transporter substrate-binding protein, whose protein sequence is MKRIKTIIRNALWILGSVFGLAIAVLPQAQAADPVTLYNVSYDPTRELYQDYNAAFSKYWQSKGGGAVEVKQSHGGSGKQARAVIDGLEADVVTLALAYDIDAIAEKSGLLPRDWQAKLPNNSAPYTSTIVFLVRKGNPKAIKDWDDLVKPGMAVITPNPKTSGGARWNFLAAWAYAALQRNSTNPSNQPRRGVEGEAPTALPVEGATRAPENEAKAKEFLSALYKNVPVLDSGARGSTTTFVERGIGDVLLAWENEAFLAVNELGKDKFEIVVPSISILAEPPVAVVEKNIAKHKTEDVAKAYLDYLYSPEGQEIAARHYYRPREATVAAKYAAKFPRLNLVTIDEAFGGWSQAQPKFFNDGGLFDQIYAH, encoded by the coding sequence ATGAAACGGATCAAAACAATCATTCGCAACGCCCTTTGGATCCTCGGTTCGGTCTTCGGACTCGCGATTGCGGTCCTGCCGCAGGCGCAGGCTGCGGACCCGGTGACCCTCTACAACGTGTCGTACGACCCGACCCGCGAGCTCTATCAGGACTACAATGCCGCCTTTTCCAAGTATTGGCAGTCGAAGGGCGGAGGGGCGGTCGAGGTCAAGCAATCGCACGGCGGTTCGGGCAAACAGGCCCGCGCCGTCATCGACGGGCTTGAGGCCGACGTCGTCACACTGGCGCTGGCCTACGATATCGACGCCATCGCCGAGAAGTCGGGTCTCCTTCCCAGGGACTGGCAGGCGAAGCTTCCGAACAACAGTGCCCCCTACACGTCCACGATCGTTTTCCTCGTCCGCAAAGGAAATCCCAAGGCCATCAAGGACTGGGACGATCTGGTCAAGCCCGGCATGGCCGTGATCACGCCGAATCCCAAAACCTCCGGCGGAGCGAGGTGGAACTTCCTCGCCGCCTGGGCCTACGCCGCCTTGCAACGAAACTCTACAAATCCGTCAAACCAGCCCCGAAGGGGCGTTGAGGGGGAGGCTCCAACGGCTTTGCCGGTGGAGGGGGCGACGCGAGCCCCTGAAAACGAGGCGAAGGCCAAGGAGTTCCTCTCTGCGCTCTATAAGAACGTGCCGGTCTTGGATTCCGGCGCCCGCGGTTCGACGACGACCTTTGTGGAGCGCGGGATCGGAGACGTCCTGCTCGCCTGGGAAAACGAGGCGTTTCTGGCCGTGAATGAATTGGGAAAGGACAAGTTCGAGATCGTGGTCCCGTCGATTTCCATCCTGGCCGAGCCGCCGGTGGCGGTGGTCGAAAAAAACATCGCGAAGCATAAGACCGAGGACGTCGCCAAGGCCTACCTCGATTATCTCTATTCGCCGGAAGGACAGGAGATCGCGGCCAGGCATTACTATCGACCGCGCGAAGCCACGGTGGCGGCGAAGTACGCCGCCAAATTTCCAAGACTCAATTTGGTCACCATCGACGAAGCCTTCGGCGGATGGAGTCAGGCGCAACCCAAGTTTTTCAACGACGGAGGTCTCTTTGACCAAATCTATGCGCACTAA